TGCCATATAAGTTCCTGCGATCATAATTAAAGTGAGGATGTCTCTAGGGATGATCCTGTCTCTCGTGAAGCTTACTAGAGGCGAAGTGTAAGGCCTGATCTTCTTCTTATCCAGCTTCATTTGCTGAAATGCGAGCAAGTAGATGATATCTGCTGAGCTTCTGTTGTCAATGAGCACCTGGTAGATATTGAATTAAGCATGATTACAAGTGGATCGTCATAGGGTTGCCTGATGCCATAACCGTCTCTTTCTAAGAAGAAAATGTTGGGTTCGTCATTCCTTGACATCTTCATTGGAGGGAGTCGTGAATGGAAGCTATTTATCTCCCTTCCCTGTGCCTTTTTCAGGGATTTCAATGTTCCACATGCTGTTATTCCTCCCAAGATCGTCTTTATCTCTCCTGTAGGGGGTTTGGTGTCCTTCATCTTCAAAGTTCTGTCTTGGTCTTCCTTTTGTTGGTACTTGTATGACTCGGTCTTTCTGACATATTTCTGCAACTTCCCTTGTCGGATTAAAGTTTCCACCTGGTCTTTCAAGTGCCTACACTCATCAGTACGATGCCCGTGGTCCTAGTGGAATCTACAGTACTTGCTTTTGTCTCTTCTTTCTACTGGAGTGCTAATTGGCTTCAGCCATTGTAGGGAAGGATTGTCTCTTATCTGCATTAGGACCTACTCAATTGGCATTATTAGTGGAGTGAAGTTGGTAAACTTGGGTTTCCTATCTAGaagctctttctttttccctatGGTCTGTCCACCACTTCGTGTCTCCTTCTTCTTATCCCAATTGCTATTTGTTCCTTcgtctcttttcctttttgccttCATCTCCTTTACAAGCACTGCATCCTTcgcattcatgtacttctggGCTTTACGGAGCAACTCCGCTACTATTTTTGGTGGACTTTGGtaattgagaaaaagaaatctCCTGGTAGCAATCTTGCTTGGAAGGTTGTTAAGATGACTTGATCTTCAGCTGTGTCTACTTGCAACAGTTCTTTGTTGAACCAAGTGACATACTGCCTTAATGATTCTCCTTCTGCTTATTGAATGTTGAGAAGATGGCTAGTTGGCTTTTTGTGCCTTTGCCCACCACTGAAATGATGAACAAAACCCTTGCTAAGTTGTTCAAAGTTCGTAACGGTTCCTGGGGGTATTTTGTTGAACCATACTTTGGCTGCTCCCTTCAGTGTTGTTGGGAATGCCCTACAAATCACTTCATCTAAGGTCATCTATAATAGCATTAGCATCTTGAATGATTCAATGTGATCCAAGGGATCTTTGGAACCATCATATGACTCCAACTGTGGGAGACGAGATTTTGGTGGGAGGGGACGGTTTAGTACTTTAGTGCTGAAGGGTGAGTCCGTCCTTCGAATCGTCCCATCTAGATTTTCTTTGCCTTTGTCCTTCATAGCACTTTTTAGTTCGTCCACCTCCTTCCTCATGTTGCGATGCTCATTCTCCACCCAAGTGGAATCTTCTCTTGAAGTTCCGTCTTGCCTATTGGCTTGAGAATTTGATTCTTCATCATTTTGGTTTTCACCTGTTTGTCGACGTTTTACTTTTTGAGATTCCATTGTCTTTCGCAGTTCTTCATTCTGGCAAGTCAGCTCTTCCACATTAGCCAAAAGGGCTTGGATTTGTTATTGTTGCACAACATCTGGCTGAGGTGCGATCTCTGCTTCCATCTCTTACTTCGAGGAACTCTTTTGTCACTGGGAAAGATAGCTTGAATGATTAGCGTTCCCACAAATGGCGTcaaattgatgatgcaaaaaatcaacaGTTGAGCTCCTTCTTGTAGAGGATAGACGATGTTGTGTATGGGGTCATCTCTGTAGATGAGAAACCTGCAAAATGAACTGGTTGGAAGAGTAACATGCCGGTGTGGCGTCAGCCAAACCGCCTTTGATGCTTAAGTCAGTAAGGGAGAAATATTCTAAATGGAAAATGAGTAGAGAGTGATTCTGTAAAGTATTTGTGTGTAATTGGCCATACCTTGGGTTTCTATtatcttttggattttttgttgttgcacaaCATCTGGCTGAGGTGCGATCTCTGCTTCCATCTCTTACTTCGAGGAACTCTTTTGTCACTGGGAAAGATAGCTTGAATGATTAgcgttcccacagacggcgtcaaactgatgatgcaaaaaatcaacaGTTGAGCTCTTTCTTGTAGAGGATAGACGATGTTGTGTATGGGGTCATCTCTGTAGATGAGAAACCTGCAAAATGAACTGGTTGGAAGAGTAACACGCTGGTGTGGCGTTAGCCAAACCGCCTTTGATGCTTAAGTCCGTAAGGGAGAAATATTCTAAATGGAAAATGAGTAGAGAGTGATTCTGTAAAGTATTTGTGTGTAATTGGCCATACCTTAGGTTTCtgttatcttttcttttatagttgtatGCCTTATTAATGGGTAATGATGTGCTGCATTTATGCTCAACGGCTAGTGCGTTACAAAATCTTTGTTTGGAGGCCACAGCTCATTCTCTGACCGTTGGTCCGTCAGTTACGTTTTGTCATCAATGATCGTAATAAATGCGTAACGTCTTCTTTGAGTGAATGACGACCATAAATTTCTGGTTCATTAGTAgatctattattttattgtaatatttatattattttattgtgttgaaagctaaaatagatccattgctgctggatgttttgtaaagtgtgtaagtaaaatagataaagtaactttttgtggtgccaaatagcTAATAAAATAGAACCActattgtggatgctctaaggatATTCAAATATATAGTTAAACCCTAACTTGACCAATCTGATAATCGTGTAAAAACCCCTTGACCCGAACAAAACTCATTTATTAAGTGTGTTGACATAATAAAACCCATTTCAACTAGTTTAATATACAAtcgaaaaaaaataaagcaaaaatcttctttgttttgggtaaaaggATTATGACTTTAgggttaattatttttaaaattaaaatttacgttacataaatatatttttatgaattatgtcattttgatttttgagttaattACAAAGTTAACttgtatttgaattattttttaattgtgttaatGCATGGCCACTTACTTTAACACGAATCTATTCGCACTAAACTAAACGCTAATCCGCAAACAAATGTGCGGTGTTGTATTCACATGACGCAGCAAACATGGCCACCCTTACTCATATCTTCACATGACGCAGCAAACATGGCCACCCTTAACAATTCAAAAATAGAACGGATTGACCAGACGTAGGATGAACCGACATCCATCACATGatggttccatttttttttttgctaatccACGGTGGCTCCACTTGTAGACACTAGAATGTTTCACTATCAGCTTTCGTCACCCACCTTCCACAGCCTACAAGCCCTACAATACGTGACACAATTGCCCTCGTTCCGGTCCCAACGTGTCACTACTCACTACACTTCTCCACTCTGGTGCAAAGTACACTCATACATTTATATATTATCTAGGTATATATGGCCTAGGCGTAAGGGGACCCCAATCCATCCTTTATAACCgtcacattttatttttagatttacgTAAGGTCCATCCTAATCTCACATTCACATCAACGGCCCACATTCACTCCCTTCTTTGTCCGCCGTCCCACCTCACAAATTCCATATCTCAATATCCTTTAAGTACAAGCTTCTCACTTCACTCCTCGCTCCTCACTCCTCAGTCCCCACTTTTCTCCTCACGCTGTCTGTTTACCACTCAATGGATTCTGTTTTATCACAAtgccttctcttcttcttcttcttcttcagcatTACACTTACAACGACCACTAAGCTCGCACGTGCTCAACTACCCGGCACGTGGGAACTTGTGGTCGAGAACGCTGGCATAGCTTCCATGCACACAGCTGTCACACGCTTCAACACCGTGGTCCTTCTAGACCGAACCAACATCGGCCCCTCGCGCAAAATGCTCCCCAAGGGCCACTGCCGTTTCGACCGCAACGACGCCGTTTTGAAGCGAGACTGTTACGCCCACTCCGTCGTCCTCGACCTCCAAACCAACCAGATCCGACCGTTAATGATTTTGACCGACACGTGGTGCTCATCGGGCCAGTTTCTCCCAGACGGTACTCTGTTACAGACGGGTGGGGATTTGGACGGGTTGAGGAAGATCCGAAAGTTCGAACCGTGTGAACCCAATGGGCGCTGCAACTGGGTTGAGCTTGATGACGTGGAGCTAAACGATGGTCGGTGGTACGCTACGAATCAAATATTACCAGACGGGTCGGTGATTATTGTCGGTGGGAGAGCAGCGAATACGGTTGAATACTATCCGCCGAGAAAAAACGGTGCCGTTTCGTTCCCATTCCTTGCTGACGTGGAAGATAGTCAGATGGACAATCTGTACCCTTACGTCCATCTCCTCCCCAACGGTCACCTTTTCATCTTCGCTAACAACAAAGCAGTGTTGTATGACCACGAGACTAACAAGGTCGTGAAAAATTATCCACCGTTGGATGGGGGCCCACGTAACTATCCATCGGCTGGATCATCCGCCATGCTGGCACTTGATGGCGACTACTCAACGGCTGTGATTGTGGTCTGCGGTGGCGCACAATACGGTGCGTTTATTGAGAGGAGCACGGACACACCGGCGCACGGTAGCTGTGGGCGTATTGTTGCCACAGGACTCGACCCGGTTTGGGAAATGGAGGATATGGCATTCGGGCGGATTATGGGGGATATGGTTATGTTACCCACGGGTGAGGTGTTGATTATCAATGGAGCTCAAGCGGGTACTCAAGGGTTTGAGTTGGGTTCGAACCCGTGTTTGTACCCGCTTCTTTATCGACCCGATCAACCAGTCGGGTTACGGTTTATGACTTTGACTCCGGGTACTGTTCCCAGAATGTACCACTCAACTGCCAACCTGTTACCGGATGGACGGGTTTTGATTGCCGGAAGCAATCCGCATGTTCTTTACAGATTCAAAGCTGAGTTCCCGACCGAATTGCGAATTGAAGCGTTCTCGCCCGAGTACTTGTCGGCGGATCGGGCGAACATCCGACCCGTGATTGAGGGAATTCCTGAAACGATGCGTTACGGTGATGTGTTTGAAGTGTCTCTATCTGTTACATTACCTGTTGTGGGGATTGTGGAAGTGAATCTTGGAAGTGCGCCTTTCGCGACGCATTCATTTTCGCAAGGACAAAGGTTGGTTAAATTAGCCGTTAAAAGCGCCGTACCTGACGGTGATGGCCGTTATAAAGTGGGGTGTACGGCGCCGCCAAATGGGATGGTTGCTCCGCCAGGTTATTACATGGCATTTGCTGTCAATCAGGGCGTGCCAAGTGTTGCACGTTGGGTACAGCTGGTAGCATGATgatataatttctttaaaaaaaaaaaaatactatatatatatttagtttcatttttttttgtttaatttaaaaaattttctttttatgaaagTGCAATTGTAGTTTTCGCACTGGGAAATTGCAAATTTGTAACTGTTGATAAAGGAAGATGTTGACGAAGAAAACATTTGAAATGAttaatggtttttttgtttgtgtggttatttttttttatataagatagaaatatattataatttaatttaagtttataCATGTGAcgcttttttttaaagacttgaAGTCCGATCCTTGTATTCACACTCACAAGTAtaatgacaagttattattgtACTCTGTGAGTTTTTATGCCGTTATTATGGCTTAAAGTGTGCGTTGCTTTTTTACTTGGCTGATGCCATTGGTAAAAAGGTTGTGAAAGTATGGCTTTATGttgaaaaaaatatgatttttaaaagCTGTAGCAACTGAGTTAAGGATGATATCGAAGTGACGGATTCAACCGACTTTGATTCAAGGTAATGATGGCATATAAGCTTGTTGCTTGGGTTTTACAATCCTGAGGACATAGATAATAATTCGAAAATTGCTTTATTGAGATCAAGTTGATATCCCTGAAATAATCATTTGGATAGGAACAAAGCATGGTGAATTTACTGTCTCTAGTGCGTACAATATGGATGTTCAACATTGACAAAGTGCAACACGGGTTAAATCAATCAGTTGCTTCTTCTAGAAGTCGTGATCTTTTAATTTGGAGAATTCATTGGTCCGTGAAAATCCCTCagaaaatgatatattttttttcttcgaaGAGTTCTCAAATATTCCATTCCCACTATATGTATAATCTGTGAAATAAGAAAATCCCAGTAGACTGATTAAATCGGTTTGTAACAGCATCTCCCTTATCTAAATTTTGGTACGGTTTAGATAGTGAACAGTGATATTTAGTTTTTACCTACCaaatttttcaaatacacttttcaataaattctttattattttctccatttcaattaaatattatttatttattcatttattatttatttatttttaacaactacacattttttaatatttttttattcaatacttgattattataatagaaaaaatatttaaagtatGAATAGTAAAAGTTACGGTGTTCTTTATTTGTAGAGAAAAACGGTAGAAATTCTAATCTAAAGAATAGAGATGGAGAAGTTGTTGAAGTAAATTTTTAGggtgttttttctttaaaattagatttaaagaagccattttttttttggaaagatgAAACCACGTTTGCTCTCTAGAGAGAAAGAAGCGGAGCTGGCCCGGAGTAACAAAAAGATCAAGGATATTCACCATGCTGAGTTCAACGGTGGATCCAGGGAAGGTTCTCCTTCTCTAGGCTTTCATAACACAGAGTTTTCTTCCGGGGGTTCTTTTAAAGACAAACTCGTGGGTGATTTACCAGGAGTGTACGTGGAAGCGTTTGAGTTCGAAAGTCTCATGGAGGAAGATGTGGAATCCGATTGTAAGAATGAGGAAGATGCCAATCAGAACCGGGTTGGTAGGGTGAATGTTAGGCTCTCTAAGGAAACGAAGCGGTGTATCAGAGGACCTTGGTCAAGAGCCATCATTGTCAAGCTTGTTGGGAGGTTGGTGGGTTTTGCTTACTTGAAATCCAGACTTAGTCAACTGTGGAGGCCATTGGCTAGAATGGACTACGTGGACCTTGGGTATGGCTTCTTTTTGGTCAGGTTTTTCTCTAGGGAAGACCTTGATGCAGTGCTCATGAAAGGCTTGTGGTTCATAGGAGACCATTTTCTCTCTATAAGGCCATGTGAGCCTTTCTTTAAGCCGTCGACGGCAAATGTCTCTCTCATTGCTATTTGGATCCGACTATGTGAGCTCCCCATTGAACTTTATGATGCTGAGGTGTTGAAACAAATTGGGGAATCTATCGGCAAGGTCTTGAGGATCGTCTCTCATACGGCCATGGAAGCTCGTGGTAAGTATGCAAGGTTATGTATTCAAATTGGTGTTAATAAACCTCTAGTTAGCACTATCTGCATTGGGCACTTCGAACATGCGGTGACTTATGAGGGAATCCATAGTCTGTGTTTTTCTTGTGGTAGGCTTGGTCATAAGGTTGTAGCGTGTCCATACactattagaaaagaaaaggagccGTTAAGTCCGACAAAGGAAGTGGAAAAATCATGTTCTGACGTTTCACGAGAAAAGCATGTTGAGCAGCCAACTTCATCAGTGCAGGACATGGGTGAGCCAGTTGAGAAGGACAGTCATTACGGGTCGATGGTAGTGAGCAAGAAGATGTACGGAAGGAAGGGGACAAAGGCAGGTGGTAGTATGGACAGTACCAAAAAATCCACTTGGCATTCCTCTGTCCAACTTCCTCCAAGAAATCCGGAGTGGGTAAGCACGCCAACTAGGTCCTACGGGTAGCCAAATTTGGACACGTATGGGTGCCAAACCAAAGGATGGAGATTATCTTAGGGAGGGGTCCGAAGAGTGGGTTGGTAAAACAAATGTGGATGTAGGGGGTTTGAACTTGGGCCTTTCTCGCAACACAATGGGAAAAGCTATTTTTCAAGATGTTTTCTTAGCCCATAGGACTGGTACAAGCCCAAGCCCATCAAGTCAATGTCTTAAGCATTTGCGGTCCTCAGTGAAGGGCAAAAAAGCTGTTGCTAGAAACTCTTTAGCTAAGACTAAGTCTAGCACTGCCGACAACCTTCTCTCGAATATATTAGATGCAAATATCACCTCCTTCTACTCTGATCGCGCCTCTCATTCTAGCCGTGAGACTAATGAATCCTCTAGCTCCCCTTTTGAGTTCACGGCGTCGGCTACAACTGATTTGGAGCTCCACGGTGACAATGATAATGCCCATGTACCTGTGTTTTCTCCTTCAAGCATAGCTGACTTCAGTAAAGGTAACTTGGAAAAGTATGCGTGTACACCAATCAAGGTCGTTTCCTTACATTCTCCCACCATCCCAAAGAATGGAGATGAGAGGTTGGGAGCACACTCCATCCCCTGTTCTAGAGAGGGGCTAGACCATGAGGATGTGGATGATGTGTGTATGGAGTTGGAGGAAGGGGTTAGAGCTCCCCCCTCTGATTGAAATTtgctcttctcttcttttccccCCAgtcatgaattttttaatttggaattgtAGGGGAGCTCTAAAGCCTCCCTTTCAAAATTACATTCATAAGCTTACTCAGAAGTATGACCCAGCTATTTTTGCGATCATGAAGACGAAGTTGGGTGGTAACAGAGCAATTGAGGTTTTAGATAGATTGCACTTTGATGGGGCAATTCACACAGAAACAATCGGTCTTTTTGGTGGTCTTTGGTTATTGTGGAATACTGATAAAGTGTTGGTGGAGGAGTTAGCTAAAACAGAGCAGGAAATCCAAGTGAAGGTGCATGCCTCTAACTTTTCTTGGATTGTCTCTGCTATTTATGCTAGCCCTAGGAGTGAAGATAGGTGTATTTTATGGAATAACCTAACAAAAGTTGCAGAGCTTCACAACAAGCCATGGGTAATGGCTGGTGATTTTAATGAGCCTCTGATGTATGAAGATAAATTTGGAGGCAAGGGTGTTAGTGTTAACTAGTCTTTGGCTTTCAAAGACTGTCTTGATGGTTGCAATATGGTTGACATATGTTTCTCTGGCCCCAGATACACTTGGGCTAACAAGAGAGATTTCTTTAGAAAGAATTGACAGATTCTTTATGAATTCGGAGTGGTGTGTTTTGTATTCGGAAGCAAAAATTAACCACCTTCCCTGTTGCCACTTTGACCACTGCCTTGTGCTTTTGGAAGGCTTACCTACCAGAGTTCAGGCTCCTAACAAGCCATTTAGATTTCAGGAATTCTGGCTATCTGACTTGTCTTTCCCCAATATTGTTTCTAAGGCTTAGAGCAGAAATAGAAGTCTTATGGATTCTATAGAAAATTTCTCCATAGAGGCAACCTTATGGAATAGGAAGCATTTTGGCAATATTCATCACAAAAAAAGGAGAGTTCTGGCTTGTATTTATGGGGTCCAGAAAGCCCTATCAAATTTTCCAAGCTCCTCCTTAATCAATCTTGAAAATCAGTTGTAGCAGGAGCTTGATTCTATCCTTGACTAGGAGAGAGACCTTTGGATGTTGAAGTCTAGGATTAACTGGATGATCCAAGGAGACTGCAATACCTCTTTCTACCACGTGTCTGCTCTTGCTAGGAGGAAAAGAAATCACATAGCTTCGGTTATGGATGAAAGAGGGTTGTGGATCACAGATGGGAGAGAAGTGATGGAGCATTTTAGAAAGTGTTTTGTATCTTTATATACCACTTCCTTTGTGAAGGCAAAGAGGGTTCCAAGTCATGATGGTCACTGTCATGTGAAACTGGTGGAGGAAGTTCGACGCTTTTTGGATGACGTGGTTACCTTGGAGGAAATTAAGGGAGCTATCTGGTCTATGAAACCTTATAAATCCCCGAGTCCGGATGGGTTGCATGCTGGATTCTTCCAGTGGTTTTGGGTCATAGTGGGGGATTCGGTGAAAGAGGAAGTTATGAAAGTTTTCCGAGAAAGAAAGGTGCCCGAGAACCTGAATAAAACTCTCATTGTTTTTATTACCAAAATCCAAGGTCTGGAGTCTTTTGGGAATTACAGGCCTACTAGTCTTTGCAACACTATTTACAAGATCATTTCCAAAATTATTGTTGCGCGTATCAGACCCCACCGAACTTTGTATTGCCCTTCCAAACAACTTTTGTCCCAAGCAGAAAAGGTACTGACAATGTTATAATTGTTCAAGAATTAATTCATTCCATTGGGCGAGCTAAGGGAAGGAAAGGGTATATGGCTATCAAGATTGATCTAGAGAAGGCCTATGATAGGATTGAGTGGAGCTTTATTAGGGAAATGCTCTTCAAGTATAATTTTCTTGTCAAGCTTATAGATCTCGTTATGAGTTGCATTTCCTCGGTCTCAACTTCCCTCCTCTTTAATGGCGGCTACTTGGAATCCTTTTGCCCCTCTAGAGGTATCAGACAAGGGGACCCCCTATCGCCTTATCTTTTCATTCTTTGCATGGAATATTTAGGGCATTTAATTGAGGATAAGTGTGCCGCCAAGAAATGGAACCCAATGAAGTCTTCTAGGTATGGTCCTTCTTTTTCGCACCTCTTCTTTGAGAATGATTTGGTTTTATTTGCTGATGCGGATATGGAGAACTGTCTTGCTATCAATGAAGTTCTTCAGGAGTTCTGTTCTAAATTCGGGCAAAAGGTGAGCAAAGCTAAGTCTCATGTTTTCTTCTCCCCTAATGTGGAGCTTGATCAGAGAGATCAATTGTCAAACGTTCTTGGTTTTAGCTCTACCTCCAACTTAGGTAAGTATTTGGGTTTTCCTTTGAAGCACGCTAGGGTTCATAaacatgattttgattttgtgctTGATAGAGTCAAGAAGAAGCTGGCGGGGTGGAAAGCTAAGTTACTCTCCATGGCTGGCTGTATGGTGCTCATTCATGCTTCTTCCTCCACCATTCCAACCTATGTCATGCAGCAAGCTTCTCTGCCAGAAAAAATCCTTAAGGGTATCGATAGGGTCAATAGGAACTTTTTGTGGGGATCTTCAGACCATGGTAGGAAAATGCATTGGGTCAATTGGGATGTTGTGACTAAGCCTAAGGAATTAGGAGGGCTTGGGCTGCAGTCGGCTAAAGCTAGGAATACAGCTCTCCTAGCCAAACTAAATTGGAGATTTCACACTGAGAATGATGCTCCTTGGGCCAAGGTTCTCAAATATAAATACTGTAATAGGCAAAGACTTAGCTCAAGGAATGAAGCTAGACTCCCAAGCTCAAGGAATGAAGCTAGACTCCCAAGCTCCCCTACTTGGAAAGGTATAAAGAAAGGAGagatcatttaaaaaaaaaaaagggataaagtGGATTCTGGGCCATGAGAGTAGTCTAAATTTCTGGTCGGATTGTTGGTCTAATCTTGGTTCCATCAGAGAGCTCATTCAGGGTCCTCTTCCTCAAGACTTGTCCAATCTCAAGCTTAAAGATGTGTTAGCTTTGGGAAGATGGGACTGGTCGATGATTCCTTTCAGCTTCCCTGTAAAGATTAGAGATGAAATTCAAGCAATCCCGATCCCCCTGTTTGCTAAGAACAATGATAAGTTGGCTTGGAAATTTTTGCCAAAAGGTAGTTTTGATATGGGAAGTGCCTATCGCCTTGCCACAAATCTGATGGAAGAAGAATCTTTTGCTGGTTCTTGGATATGGAAAATTCAAACCTTGcctagaattcaaatttttatttggagatGCATGCATAATAGTATTGCTGTCAAAGAGGTTTTAGCAAGGAGAGGAATTTCGCTTGATACAACCTATCCGATGTGTCACTCTGACTCAGAATCTCTCACTCATGCGCTTCGGGATTGTAGTCTAGTTAAACTAATATGGCAACAACTAGGCACTCACTATCTAAACTCATCCTTCTTCTCTCAAGGCATCAGAGATTGGTTGATATCTAACTCAAGCCTCAAGTCTTCTCAAAATGCAGGCGGTATTCCTTGgaactttcttttccttttgcgGTTTGGTTGATTTGGAAACAGAGGAATCAAGCTATTTTTTCCAATAAGAGGGTCAATCCGAATCTAGTCAAAGTGATAATCATGCAAGCTA
This genomic stretch from Castanea sativa cultivar Marrone di Chiusa Pesio chromosome 9, ASM4071231v1 harbors:
- the LOC142609824 gene encoding aldehyde oxidase GLOX; this encodes MDSVLSQCLLFFFFFFSITLTTTTKLARAQLPGTWELVVENAGIASMHTAVTRFNTVVLLDRTNIGPSRKMLPKGHCRFDRNDAVLKRDCYAHSVVLDLQTNQIRPLMILTDTWCSSGQFLPDGTLLQTGGDLDGLRKIRKFEPCEPNGRCNWVELDDVELNDGRWYATNQILPDGSVIIVGGRAANTVEYYPPRKNGAVSFPFLADVEDSQMDNLYPYVHLLPNGHLFIFANNKAVLYDHETNKVVKNYPPLDGGPRNYPSAGSSAMLALDGDYSTAVIVVCGGAQYGAFIERSTDTPAHGSCGRIVATGLDPVWEMEDMAFGRIMGDMVMLPTGEVLIINGAQAGTQGFELGSNPCLYPLLYRPDQPVGLRFMTLTPGTVPRMYHSTANLLPDGRVLIAGSNPHVLYRFKAEFPTELRIEAFSPEYLSADRANIRPVIEGIPETMRYGDVFEVSLSVTLPVVGIVEVNLGSAPFATHSFSQGQRLVKLAVKSAVPDGDGRYKVGCTAPPNGMVAPPGYYMAFAVNQGVPSVARWVQLVA